From Anopheles darlingi chromosome 2, idAnoDarlMG_H_01, whole genome shotgun sequence, the proteins below share one genomic window:
- the LOC125952272 gene encoding cyclin-dependent kinase 20 — protein sequence MDDYMPSRYQPLGRIGEGVHGIVVKARDLQCDDKIVAIKKLSLRTKFGVVSLNTVREIRALQHCRCDNVLELLDMYPDLTGISLVFEYMPHTLYSKLKDDENPLSRATVRRYTGMLLKGLAYLHGLRLMHRDIKPANLLIDRHDVLKIADFGLARIYSGSVSASSPASLSASLSSASLSSPPKPYSPQVATRWYRAPEILWGCQQYGPPVDLWASGAVFAEMLRGVPLFAGATDIEQLALVVRTLGTPNLKDWPEVRSLPDYNKIRFPNARGERWEDIFPSCTTRDELGLVDALVRYNPAKRLTAEEALLHPYFSDAVVSEN from the exons aTGGACGATTATATGCCGTCCCGGTACCAGCCGCTCGGGCGCATCGGCGAGGGTGTGCACGGTATCGTCGTAAAGGCCCGGGATCTGCAGTGCGATGACAAGATAGTGGCCATCAAGAAGCTATCGCTGCGGACAAAGTTTGGCGTCGTTTCGCTCAACACGGTCCGGGAGATTCGCGCCCTGCAGCACTGCCGCTGCGATAAC gtgctggagctgctcgATATGTACCCGGATCTAACCGGTATCTCGCTGGTGTTCGAGTACATGCCGCACACGCTGTACAGCAAGCTGAAGGACGACGAGAACCCATTGTCGCGGGCCACGGTACGCCGCTACACCGGCATGCTGCTGAAGGGGCTCGCTTACCTGCACGGGCTGCGGTTGATGCACCGGGACATTAAACCGGCCAACCTGCTGATCGACCGGCACGATGTGCTGAAGATAGCGGACTTTGGGTTGGCGCGCATCTACAGCGGATCCGTGTcggcgtcgtcgccggcgtcgctgtcggcgtcgttgtcgtcggcgtcgctgtcgtcgccaCCGAAACCGTACTCGCCGCAGGTCGCAACACGCTGGTACCGGGCACCGGAGATACTGTGGGGTTGCCAGCAGTACGGGCCCCCCGTCGATCTGTGGGCCAGTGGGGCGGTGTTTGCGGAGATGCTGCGCGGTGTACCACTGTTTGCCGGGGCGACCGACATCGAGCAGCTGGCCCTCGTCGTCCGGACGCTCGGGACGCCCAACCTCAAGGATTGGCCCGAAGTGCGAAGCCTTCCGGATTATAACAAAATCCGCTTCCCGAACGCGCGCGGCGAACGCTGGGAGGACATCTTTCCGAGCTGCACCACCCGCGACGAGCTCGGTCTCGTCGATGCGCTGGTGCGGTATAATCCTGCTAAGCGCCTCACCGCGGAAGAG GCATTACTTCATCCTTACTTCAGCGATGCGGTGGTGAGTGAAAATTAA